The genomic interval AGGAGCGACGGATGCTGACACTGGACCGACGCCTGTTTCTGAAAAGCGCGGCGCTGATCGGCTGCTCGGCCGCGGCGCATCCCTTCCTGAACTCGATGACCTTCGCGGCGCTGCCGGGCGAGAACCGGCTGGTGGTCATCATCCTGCGCGGCGCCATGGACGGGCTGGACGCGATCCAGCCCTATGGCGACCCGATGCTGCGCAAGCTGCGTCGCGACCTCTCGGTGGGGCCGGAAAACGGCGCGCTGGACCTCGACGGCTTTTATGCGCTGCATCCGCGGCTCGAGCCGCTCCTGCCCTTGTGGCAGGCGGGCGAGCTGGCCTTCGCGCATGCGGTCTCGACCCCTTATCGCGACAAGCGCAGCCATTTCGACGGCCAGGACGTGCTGGAGGCCGGGACCGGCAACGACCTGCCGGTGGACCGCCGCATCGGCGGCTGGCTGAACCGGCTCTTGCAGGCCACGCCCGGCGCCAAGGCCGAGACCGCCTATTCCGTGGGCGTCGAGCAGATGCGGATCCTGGCGGGCGAGGCGGCGCATCTGAGCTGGGCGCCCCGCGCCGCGCTGACCCTGTCGGCGCAGGCGCAGACGCTGCTGGAGCATGTCTATCACGACGACCCGCTGTTTCGCGACGCGGCGCGGGACGCGGTGCAGATCGGTGCCGAGACCTTGGATGATGTCGGCAAGATGCAGGGGCCGACCGCCGATGCGCAGGCGCTGGCGGCCTTTGCGGCCAGCCGGCTGAATGGCGAAAGCCGCATCGCCGCCTTCTCGATCCCCGGCTGGGACAGCCATGCCAACCAGCCGGCGGTGCTTGGCCGGGCGCTGGACCGGCTGGCCGCGGCGATCCTGAAGCTGCGCGAGGGGCTGGGGCCGAACTGGGGCCGGACCACGGTGCTGGCCATGACCGAATTCGGCCGCACGGTGCGCGAGAACGGCTCGGGCGGCACCGATCACGGCACCGGCGGCGCCCTGCTGATGGCGGGGGGCGCGATCCGCGGCGGGCGTGGCTATGGCGACTGGCCGGGGCTGGGCGAGGGCCAGCTTTACGCCGAGCGCGACCTGATGCCCATGCGCGACATCCGCGCCTATGCCGGCTGGGCCATGCACGGGCTGTTCGGGATCGAGCGCGACCGGCTGGAGCGCACGATCTTCCCGGGCCTCGAGCTTG from Paracoccus sp. MA carries:
- a CDS encoding DUF1501 domain-containing protein, with protein sequence MLTLDRRLFLKSAALIGCSAAAHPFLNSMTFAALPGENRLVVIILRGAMDGLDAIQPYGDPMLRKLRRDLSVGPENGALDLDGFYALHPRLEPLLPLWQAGELAFAHAVSTPYRDKRSHFDGQDVLEAGTGNDLPVDRRIGGWLNRLLQATPGAKAETAYSVGVEQMRILAGEAAHLSWAPRAALTLSAQAQTLLEHVYHDDPLFRDAARDAVQIGAETLDDVGKMQGPTADAQALAAFAASRLNGESRIAAFSIPGWDSHANQPAVLGRALDRLAAAILKLREGLGPNWGRTTVLAMTEFGRTVRENGSGGTDHGTGGALLMAGGAIRGGRGYGDWPGLGEGQLYAERDLMPMRDIRAYAGWAMHGLFGIERDRLERTIFPGLELGDDPGMLA